Proteins encoded in a region of the Carassius carassius chromosome 49, fCarCar2.1, whole genome shotgun sequence genome:
- the LOC132132275 gene encoding transmembrane protein 135-like: protein MAALSKSIPHSCYELGHTWNPSCTFSTLQVTAGALEVSFKIYAPLYLIAAILRRRKKDYYKKRLLPEILQSTSFLTANGGLYIAFFCILRKLLGRFYSWSAGFGAALPASYIAILIERKSRRGLLTIYMANLATETIFRMAVTRGLVKPMKHGEVLLFCLTASLFMFFFRCKDGLNGFAFSALKFIVGKEEIPTHPCVAEQTYGQGSERDTQSPDERPEHTPASRRSCIRAFTRKLLDSICRHGPRHRCCKHYQDNCISYCVKGFIRMFSVGYLIQCCLKVPSAFRQAFTKPSRLLWVLYNKENFQLGAFLGSFVSIYKGTSCLLRWVRNLDDELHALIAGFLAGISMFFYKSTSISMYLFSKLVETMYFKGIEAGRFPYFPHADTVIYAISTAICFQAAVMEVQNLRPSYWKFLLRLTKGRFALMNRKVLDVFGTEASKHFGDFTPKLDPRYVLCPIDMDVQLG from the exons ATGGCTGCTCTCAGCAAGTCCATACCGCACAGCTGCTATGAGTTAGGACACACTTGGAATCCCTCATGTACGTTCTCCACCCTGCAGGTGACAGCCGGCGCTCTGGAGGTCTCCTTCAAGATATATGCTCCTCTGTATCTG ATTGCAGCCATTTTAAGGAGAAGGAAAAAAGATTATTACAAGAAAAGGCTGCTTCCCGAGATCCTGCAATCCACCTCTTTCCTGACCGCAAATGGAGGCCTCTACATTGCGTTTTTCTGCATTCTCCG GAAGCTGTTGGGACGTTTCTACTCCTGGTCAGCTGGGTTTGGGGCGGCACTGCCAGCCTCATACATCGCCATACTAATAGAGCGGAAAAGCAG GAGAGGACTCCTAACAATTTACATGGCGAACCTG GCGACGGAGACGATTTTCCGGATGGCTGTCACAAGGGGTCTTGTTAAGCCTATGAAGCACGGCGAG gTTCTTCTCTTCTGCTTGACTGCATCTCTCTTCATGTTTTTCTTCAG ATGTAAAGATGGACTGAATGGCTTTGCATTCTCTGCCTTAAA ATTTATAGTTGGCAAGGAGGAGATCCCAACACACCCTTGTGTGGCTGAGCAGACGTATGGACAGGGTTCGGAGAGAGACACGCAGTCACCGGATGAGAGACCGGAGCACACGCCTGCCTCCAGGAGGAGCTGCATCAGAGCGTTTACACGCAAACTCCTAGACTCTAT ATGCAGACATGGACCCAGGCATAGATGTTGCAAACACTATCAAGACAACTGCATCTCCTACTGTGTTAAA GGTTTCATCCGAATGTTCAGTGTGGGTTACCTCATTCAGTGCTGTTTGAAGGTTCCATCAGCATTCAGACAGGCTTTTACAAAACCCTCTCGACTGCTCTGGGTGCTCTACAACAAAGAGAACTTCCAGCTTGGAGCTTTCTTGGGATCTTTTGTCAGTATATACAAG GGCACAAGCTGTTTACTGAGATGGGTGCGTAACCTGGATGACGAGCTCCATGCTCTCATAGCAG GTTTTCTTGCTGGCATCTCGATGTTCTTTTACAAGAGCACCTCCATCTCCATGTACCTCTTCTCCAAACTGGTGGAG ACAATGTATTTTAAAGGGATTGAGGCAGGCAGGTTTCCGTACTTCCCTCACGCTGACACCGTAATCTATGCCATCTCCACTGCCATCTGCTTTCAAGCG GCGGTTATGGAAGTGCAAAATCTGAGACCATCATACTGGAAGTTTCTACTGCGGTTGACGAAGGGCAG GTTTGCTCTGATGAACAGAAAAGTGCTTGATGTTTTTGGGACCGAGGCTTCCAAACACTTTGGGGACTTCACACCTAAACTTGACCCCAGATACGTGCTGTGTCCCATCGACATGGACGTGCAGCTGGGCTGA